The genome window TAGAAAACCTTACGTATCTGCGCGTCGGTTGCTCCCACTGCTTTCAGTACTCCGATCATGTTTATCCGTTCGATGATCATGATAAATACAGTAGAAACCATGTTGAAGGTGGCTACAAAAATGATAAGTACCAGGAAAATGACTACGTTCTTGCGGAGCAGTTTCAGCCAGTCGAAAAGCTGGGCGTGGCGATCCGTTATCTTTTCTAGTTGCAGGTCGTAATTCATTTTCTCGAACACCCGGTCTGCTACCTGGTCAATCTTCTCAAAATCATTGATCATGATCTCCATTCCACCTGAAATAGAGTCCGGCCAGTTGTTCAGCTCCCGGATCAGCTTTATATCACCGATCACAAACACTTCATCAAACTCCTCCAGGCCTGTATTAAAAATACCGGCTATTTTTAGTTTGCGCGCGCGCGGTGGGTTCTGTATAAAATAGAAAATAGCTTCATCACCTACTTTTAAGCGTAGCTTCTCGGCTACACGCCGACTCAGCATTACTTCTTTAGATGATGCGGTATCGTTGTATGCCAGCAGCTGCCCATCATCAAGGTTATGCTTCATCGCGCTCAGATCGTAGTCTTTGCCCACTCCTTTCAGCACAACGCCCAGCACCTCTTCTTCCGATTTTACGATAGCCGTTTTGCGGGCAAATGCCTGTATTTGTTTTATACCTGGTATAGAGTCTGCTTCCGTAAGGCCGATGGCATTGCTGATGGGAGCTCCTTCGTAAGAATTGTTGGTATCGTATTTGTTAATTTGCAGGTGCGCACCAAAGCTGAAGATCTTGTCACGGATCTCGTTACGGAAGCCTTCCAGTATTGCGAACGACACAATCATGATGGCGATGCCGGCAGCTATACTTATAATTGCTATTTTTGTAACCGACGCCGTAAACGAACCGGATTTAACTTCTGAGATCTTCTCGGATATGTACTTGGATATGTTCACGCGTTAAAACAGGATAAACTGCCTTAAAGATAGGTATGAAATTTGAATTCTCCCCTATTACGATGATACAGCCAATTGTTATACTTTTTACTTCGTTGCTGGCTTTAAGTAGCTGCGCCCCAAAGCAGGCTCCTGAAGCTCCGCAACAGCCAGCTGTAGTTGATGCTATGCCACCTACCCCTGAAGTAAAGCCATTACAAACCGGAGCCGAGCAACTGGATTTATACTTACCTAAACTGCAGGGCAAGCGTGTAGGCATGGTGATAAATCAGACATCTATAGTTAGCAAAACCCATTTGGTTGATACGTTGTTGAGTCGAGGCGTAAAGATCACAACCATCTTTGCACCCGAGCATGGCTTCCGTGGCGAAGCCGATGCAGGTGCTTATGTGAAAGATGCTAAAGACACCAAAACTGGTCTACCTATTGTTTCGCTGTATGGTAAAAACAAAAAACCGTCTGCAGAGCAATTGCAAAGTATAGATGTGCTGGTTTTTGATATCCAGGATGTGGGCGCGCGCTTTTATACTTACATCAGCACGATGCATTACGTAATGGAAGTCGCCGCTGAGCAAAACAAGGAAGTACTTATACTTGACAGACCAAACCCAAATGGTAGTTATGTAGATGGTCCGGTACTGGAGCCGGCGCATAGATCCTTTGTAGGTATGCACCCAATTCCAATCGTTCACGGACTTACAGTTGGCGAACTGGCACAAATGATAAACAGCGAAAAGTGGCTGGAAGGTCAGCGACAGGCTAAAATTACAGTTATACCTGTTGCCAACTATACACACAGCACACCTTATACCCTGCCGGTTAAGCCATCACCTAACCTGCCAAACCAACAAGCCATTATACTTTACCCATCGCTTTGCTTGTTCGAAGGCACAAATGTTAGTGTGGGACGTGGCACGCCAACACCGTTCCAGGTTATTGGCAGCCCAAACTATACTTTTAAGGATTTTTCGTTTACGCCTGTTAGTACGCCCGGTGCTACCGAACCGCCTTACAAAAACCAGGTGTGCTATGGCAAAAACTTAACCGACCCAGCTGCAGCACAACCATTTACGCTGTCTTACCTGATCGACTTTTACAAAAATTCTACTGAACAGGATAAATTCTTCAACAACTTTTTCGAGAAGCTGGCTGGTACTTCTGAACTAAGAAAGCAAATTATTGCCGGAAAAACTGAAGCCGAGATACGCGCCAGCTGGGAGCCTGCTTTATCGAACTATAAAACCTTACGCAAAAAATACCTGCTCTACCCCGACGCAGAATAACACTATGCCGAAAGACTTACGCATCATTTTTATGGGTACTCCCGATTTTGCGGTACCCACTTTACAGATATTAGTTGAACACAACTATAAGGTAGTTGCTGTAGTTACCGCCCCCGATAAACCAGCCGGCCGCGGTCAGAAAATTCAGCAGTCTCCGGTAAAGGAATATGCTGTTTCGCAGAACATTCCGGTGTTACAACCAACTAACTTAAAGTCTGAGGTTTTCCTTGAAGAGTTGCGCAGCTACAAAGCTGATCTGCAGATTATAGTTGCTTTCCGGATGTTACCAGAAGTGGTTTGGAATATGCCGCCGCTGGGCTCTTTCAACATTCATGGGTCGTTGCTGCCGCAGTACCGTGGCGCCGCCCCTATCAACTGGGCGATCATCAACGGCGAAAAGGAAACCGGTGTTACTTCTTTTTTCCTTAAACATGAGATCGATACCGGCGACCTGTTGCTGCAAACAAGAGTACCTATACTTGAGGAAGATGATTTTGGTTCGATGTATGAAAAGCTGAAGTATGAAGGCGCAAAGCTGGCGTTACAAACGGTACAGGCTATAGAGCAGGACAATGTAAAGCCGATGCCGCAGCCGGAATCCGGAGAGTTGAAACATGCACCGAAGATATTTAAAGAAACCTGCGAGATAAACTGGAATCAACCGGCAGAACAGGTTTGTAATTTTGTGCGTGGCCTTTCCCCTTACCCAACCGCCTGGACTAAATTAGGCGATAAAACTTTCAAGATATTTAAAGTACAGGCACTGGAAAACGCAGGATATGATGGAGCCCCGGGCACTGTTTATACAGACAATAAGACGTTTGTGCACGTAAAAACTGCCGACACAGCCGTAGCTATACTTGACCTGCAGATGGAAGGCAAAAAACGCATGCCGCTGGCCGACCTGTTACGTGGCTATACTTTTAACCTGTAAGATATGATTGCTATAGTTGTAGCCGTTGCCGAAAATAATGTGATTGGGAAAGATAACCAGCTGATCTGGTACCTGCCCGCTGACCTTCGGTTTTTCAAGAACCTGACCATGGGCCACCCGATTATAATGGGTCGCAAAACTTATGAGTCTATTGGAAAGCCACTGCCGGGTCGTACGACGGTTATTATCACACGCCAGCAGGATTTTGAAGCACCAGGCTGTATAGTTGTAAACTCCATTGACGAGGCCATTGCCGAAGCTCATAAGCTGGACCAGGACATTTATATTATCGGTGGTGCCGAGATCTACAAACAAGCTTTAGCTAAAACAGATACTATTTACCTGACGCGCGTGCACCATACTTTTGACGGTGATACTTTTTTTCCGGAAATAAATGAAAGTGATTGGGAAGTAGCATCTGAGGACAAGCATGAGCCTGACGAGAAGAACAAGTGTAGCTATAGTTTTATTACACTAAAGCGAAAGGCATAAAATATAAAGGAGCAACTTTAAAGCTGCTCCTTTATATTTTATAGTGGCTATACTTAGCGAAGTATGTAGATTTTACCGTAGCCGTTCTTAAAGGCTTTATCACCAAATTTCTGCTTGTGTTTCATCTCTTCTGCTCCGCGGCTAATCACAACACGGTATAGGTATACACCATTAGCCAGCTTGTCGCCATACATATCCGTACCATCCCAGGCATATTCCGTTTTATTGTTTCCGATACGCAGCGGCCCCAGTTCTTCTTTCATGATCTCTTTTACTACTTTACCGGTTACTGTCAGTATCTGGATCTTGATGTGATCCGGAATGGTAGTACCGGTAAGCGTAAATATAAAATTGGTTTTGGTTGAGAACGGGTTCGGGAATGGATAGAAGTTAGTTATAGTTGCCTCATTTTCTACTTCAAACCCAATCCGGTAAGGCGAAATACCTGACTGCTTTCCAGCTACGTCTTTCGCACGAACTTCCATTGTATACCGGCCATTTTCCAGACGTTTCGGCTTGAATTCAACTCTGAAATCGTTTTTCTCTGTTGCCTGGTAAATTTCTAAATGGTCTATATCTGCAGATGTCTTCTCAAGGGAAATTTCCTTCTCACCTCCATTTTCGT of Pontibacter deserti contains these proteins:
- a CDS encoding ABC transporter permease, translating into MNISKYISEKISEVKSGSFTASVTKIAIISIAAGIAIMIVSFAILEGFRNEIRDKIFSFGAHLQINKYDTNNSYEGAPISNAIGLTEADSIPGIKQIQAFARKTAIVKSEEEVLGVVLKGVGKDYDLSAMKHNLDDGQLLAYNDTASSKEVMLSRRVAEKLRLKVGDEAIFYFIQNPPRARKLKIAGIFNTGLEEFDEVFVIGDIKLIRELNNWPDSISGGMEIMINDFEKIDQVADRVFEKMNYDLQLEKITDRHAQLFDWLKLLRKNVVIFLVLIIFVATFNMVSTVFIMIIERINMIGVLKAVGATDAQIRKVFYFRGLHLTLRGMLWGNIVGLGFCALQYYFKFIPLDPENYYMDTVPISWNFGIIVVLNIITLAMTMLAILIPAAMVARIKPVKAIKFD
- a CDS encoding exo-beta-N-acetylmuramidase NamZ family protein, coding for MKFEFSPITMIQPIVILFTSLLALSSCAPKQAPEAPQQPAVVDAMPPTPEVKPLQTGAEQLDLYLPKLQGKRVGMVINQTSIVSKTHLVDTLLSRGVKITTIFAPEHGFRGEADAGAYVKDAKDTKTGLPIVSLYGKNKKPSAEQLQSIDVLVFDIQDVGARFYTYISTMHYVMEVAAEQNKEVLILDRPNPNGSYVDGPVLEPAHRSFVGMHPIPIVHGLTVGELAQMINSEKWLEGQRQAKITVIPVANYTHSTPYTLPVKPSPNLPNQQAIILYPSLCLFEGTNVSVGRGTPTPFQVIGSPNYTFKDFSFTPVSTPGATEPPYKNQVCYGKNLTDPAAAQPFTLSYLIDFYKNSTEQDKFFNNFFEKLAGTSELRKQIIAGKTEAEIRASWEPALSNYKTLRKKYLLYPDAE
- the fmt gene encoding methionyl-tRNA formyltransferase — encoded protein: MPKDLRIIFMGTPDFAVPTLQILVEHNYKVVAVVTAPDKPAGRGQKIQQSPVKEYAVSQNIPVLQPTNLKSEVFLEELRSYKADLQIIVAFRMLPEVVWNMPPLGSFNIHGSLLPQYRGAAPINWAIINGEKETGVTSFFLKHEIDTGDLLLQTRVPILEEDDFGSMYEKLKYEGAKLALQTVQAIEQDNVKPMPQPESGELKHAPKIFKETCEINWNQPAEQVCNFVRGLSPYPTAWTKLGDKTFKIFKVQALENAGYDGAPGTVYTDNKTFVHVKTADTAVAILDLQMEGKKRMPLADLLRGYTFNL
- a CDS encoding dihydrofolate reductase, producing MIAIVVAVAENNVIGKDNQLIWYLPADLRFFKNLTMGHPIIMGRKTYESIGKPLPGRTTVIITRQQDFEAPGCIVVNSIDEAIAEAHKLDQDIYIIGGAEIYKQALAKTDTIYLTRVHHTFDGDTFFPEINESDWEVASEDKHEPDEKNKCSYSFITLKRKA